GGGTGGGAGATCGTCGGCGACGCGCGTCGCCAGGAGCCGTTCGCGTTCGCGGTGGACGAGCGGGCTGCCCGGCACGAGCGCCGCGGCGCGGCCCCACGACACGAGCGCGTCGTCGATCCGCCCGGCCGCCTCGAGCGCCGTCGCCCGGAGGACGTGGGCAGCGGCGTAGGTCGGCGCCTCGGCCACGAGGTCCGCCAGCCGCCGGGCCGCCTCGACCGGCCGGCCCTCGGCCAGCAGGCGCGCGGCCACCTGGACGGCGGGCTCGGGCGGAGACGAGGCGGGCGTAGACATGGGGCGCGGAGTGAACCCGCAAACTACGCCAGCCGGTCCGCGCCTCTACGCGAGCGGCGTGTCGACGGCGTACGACTCGAGCTGGTGGCGGTAGGCGGCGAGGAAGCTCGCCGCCATGGCCCCGTCGATGATCCGGTGGTCGTAGCTCAGCGAGATGTACACCATGTGCCGGATGGCGATGACGTCGCCGCCGTCGGGTCCGTCCACCACGACCGGCCGCTTGACGATGGCTCCCGGCGAGAGGATTGCCGTCTGCGGCTGGTTGATGATGGGCGTGCCCATCAGCGACCCGAGGCTGCCGACGTTCGTGATCGTGAACGTGCCGCCCTGGAGCTCGTCGGGCTGGAGCTTCTTCGAGCGGGCCCGGTCGGCGAGGTCGGCCACGTTGTGCGCGAGGCCCGTCAGGTTCTGCTGGCCGGCGTTGCGGACGACAGGGACGAGGAGGCCCTTCGTGCCGAGCGCGACGGCGATCCCGACGTGGTAGTCCTTCTTGATGAGCACGCGCGTGCCCTCGACGGAGGCGTTGAGGAGCGGGTGGTCGCGGAGCGGCTCGATGGCCGCCTCGATGAAGTACGGCGTGTACGTGAGCTTGACGCCCTCGCGCTGCTGGAACTCGGCCTTGTGGGCCTCGCGGTGGCGCACGAGCCCGGTCACGTCGACCTCGGCGAACGACGTGACGTGGGCGCTCGTGTCCTTCGACCGGCGCATGTGCTCGGCGATGAGCTGCCGCATCCGGTCCATCTCGACGACCTCGACGCGCTCGCCAGCCGTGTCGCCCGAGGCGGCCGGGGCCGGCTTCGAGACGGGCTTCGACGGGGCCGTCGGCGCCTGGCGGGCCTGCGGAGCGGGCGCCGCGGCCGGGGTGGCGGGGGCCGCCTGCGGAGCCGGGGACTCGGCACCGTAGCTCTTGGGCTCCGGCGCGGGCGCCGAGGCGGGCTGTGCGGGGGCCTCGTCGCGCGACTCGAGGTAGGCCATCACGTCGGCCTTGCTCACGCGGCCGTCGGCGCCGCTGCCCGAGATCTGCTGGAGCTCGGAGAGGCGGATGCCCTCGGCCTCGGCGATGGAGCGGACCAGGGGCGAGTAGAAGTTGCCGGCGTCGTCGCGGGTCGGGATCGGGCCGGCCGGCTCGGCGGAGGCGGTCGCCGCGGCGGCGGCCTCAGCCCCCCGCTCTTCCTGGACGGCAGGCGCAGCGGCAGCCGCTGCGTCGCTGGCCTCGCCGCCGTAACTCTTCTCGTACGGCTCCGGCTCGTCGGCCTGGGCGGAGCCTGTGGGGAGCGAAGTCGAACCGTCGCCGCCGGCGGGCGCGGCCTCGACCGGCGCGGCGCCCGCGGCGCCGATGACGGCGATCGGCGTCCCGACGTCGACGGTCTCGCCCTCTTCCACCAGGATCTCGAGGAGCGTCCCGGCCTCCGGGCTCGGGACCTCGGAGTCGACCTTGTCGGTCGAGATCTCGAGGAGCGTCTCGTCGGCCTCGACCGCGTCGCCCACGGCCTTCTTCCACTCGAGGACCGTCCCCTCCATCACGCTCTCGCCCATCTTGGGCATCACGACCTCCGTCCGCGCGCCGCCCGAGGCGGGCGCGGCGGGCGCGTCGCCGGCGGGGCGGACCGGCGGGGCGGCCGGCTTGGCCTCGGGCTCCGGCTGCGGGTCCTCGCCCACGGGCTGGACCTCGGTGAGCGGCTCGGCCGCGTCCTCGATGGGGTCCTCGTCGGCGGAGGCGTCCTCTGCCGGCGGGGCCGCCTCGGGCGCCGCGCCGACCTCGGCGTTCACGTCCGTCTCGATGACGGCGATCGGCGTCCCGACGTCGACGGTCTCGTTCTCCTCGACCAGGATCTCGACGATCCGGCCCGCCTCGGGGCTCGGGACCTCGGAGTCGACCTTGTCGGTCGAGATCTCGAGGAGCGTCTCGTCGGCCTCGACCGCGTCGCCCACGGCCTTCTTCCACTCGAGGACCGTCCCCTCCATCACGCTCTCGCCCATCTTGGGCATCACAACATCGACACGGGCCATGGAACGGAGCGCGGGGGCGCGGAAGGGGAGACGGAAGCCGGAGCGGCAAAAGATAGCCCGCTCCCAACGCCGGTCCGGCCGGAACCGCTCCCGAGACCCGATGAAGACGCGGAGCCCTCAGGCCAGACGGTAGAGATCGAGCGCCTCGGCGCGCCCCCGGAGCGGGGCCGCCCCCAGCGCCTCGGCCTCGAACCGGCCTGGCGGCACGCGCGCCCACACGGCGCCGGTCGCCAGAACCTGCGCGTCGAGGTCCTTGGTGAGCCCCTCGACGCGCGAGGCCACGTTGACCACGTCGCCGGTCACCTTGTACTCCTTGTGCTGGGCCGACCCGACCGTCCCGGCCACGACGTCGCCCGCGTGGAGCCCGATCCCGACACGCGTCGGGCGGAGCTCGCCGGCGGCCACCTCGGCCTCGACGCGGGCCACGATGTCGAGCGCGGCCTCGACCGCGTGCGTGCAGTCGTCGGGCGTCGAGAGCGGGGCGCCGAAGATGGCCATGAACCCGTCGCCGAGGAGCTGGTGGACGATCCCCCCGCGCGACGTGACGGCGTCGACGGTCAGCCCGAAGAACCGATTGAGGAAGTCGACGACGGCCTCGGGCTCGGACGCCTCGGCGAACGTCGTGAACCCGCGGACGTCGAGGAACATGACGCACACGGCGATCCGGCGGACCGGCGGGTCGGCCTCGTGGCGGAGCAGCTCGTCGACGACGGCCGGCGCGGTGTGGCGGCCGAACAGGTTGAGGATCCGGGTCCGCTCGGCCTCACGCTGCGCCGCGTCGAGCGTCTGGGCCGACTGCATGGCGAGGATCGTCAGGAGCCGCGCGTCGGCGTCGGAGAACGGGCCGCCGCGCTTGTTGTAGAGCGTGAGGACCCCGAGGAACCGGGCGTTCGCGATGAGCGGCGCGCAGAGGACCGTCTGCACCGCGTCGTCCCACTCGAACGCCGAGAACGGGGGCGAGGTGCGAGGGGCGTCCAGGCGGAGCGTCCGGCGGTGCGTCCCCATCCACCCGAGGAGCGCCTCGTCGGGGCGGAGGGCGAGGCGGTCGCCGCGGACGGTCCGCACGAACGTGGCGCCGGCCGCGCCCGACTGGCGGTCGACGAGCGTGACGACGCCCTGCTCGGCCCCGATGGCGTCGAGCGAGCGGCGGACGAGCGCGTGGACGGCCGCGTCGAGGTCGCGCGCGCTCCCGATGGCGACGGCCACCTCGTTGAGGAGGGCCAGTTCGTCGACGGACCGGCGGAGGCGGTCGATCTCGGCGGGCGAGGGCGGGGCGTCGGCCATGGCGCGTTCGTGGGACCGCAGGATACGCGCTCCCAAATCACTAGGTACGCTCCACTTGGCGACGAGCACGGACGAGCCGTCCCCTTTCGACCGTGACCCCACCGGGTTCAGACCCTCGCCCCTCGGACGCCCTCCCTGGTCTCGAGATCGGCCCGGACCGCGTCGGGGCGACTCGGCAGGACCAGTATGGGCGTGGGGTGCCGCGCAACCGCCGCCCGGCCGGACCCCGCCGTCGCGCTCCACGTTCTCTTGCCCCGGCTCCACGCGGACCCGGGGGCCCGTGCGCGTCTGTATCTGAGAGGCCGGGGCCCCGGCGACGCTCGCCCCCTCCCGTCGCGAGCGACTACGGCGTGAGCGAGGCGTCCGGGCGACTGCTACGAGTGGACGACGAGCAGCTCCGGCCTGCGAGGGGACCGGTTCTTGCTGGGCGGCACCCTGCCCGTCCCCGACCGCCCCCTACCCCGCCTCGGTCCGTCCACGGGAGGACCGAGGCGGAGAGCCCGGAACGCTGGGGACGCGTTACTCGGCGAGGGTGGCGAGGTAGAGCCGGACGCCCTCCCGCTCGTCGTGCGTCATCTTCGCCGTCATCGTCCACGGCATGAACTCGGGGTCCATCTCGCGGCCGTCCGGTCGCACGCCCGTCGTCATCGTCTGGTGGAACTGCTCGGGCGGCCACTGGCCCGAGGCGGCGAGGTTCGGCGCGAACGGGGCGCCCGGCTGGTCGGCCTCCTTGCCGACGAGCCCCTCGCCGTGGCAGTACGCGCAGAGGCCCTCGGCGACGTACGCGCCGTACTCGACGGTGGCGCCCGGAGCCGGCGACGAGGTCGGCGTCGGGTCCACGTAGACGCCCTTCGAGAGGTCGAGCGGGCCGGCCGCCAGCAGCTTGCCGAGGAGCGTGTACTCCATCGGCGGGAGGTCCTTCTCGACCGGCGGCAGCGTCTCGAGGTAGGCGATGAGGTCGACCGCCTCGGCGTCGCTGATGTTGTGGTACGCGCCCGACGGCATGACGAAGAGGGCCGTCCCGTCGACCCCGACGCCGTGGCGGATGGCACGGTCCCAGTCCTCGGGCTCGTACTCGCCGCCGATCCCGGCCGGCGTGAGGTTCGAGGCCACGATCCGCGCCGGCCCCTCCTCGGCCATGACCTGGCCGGAGAGGTCTGCGCCGTGGCAGTCCTGGCAGCCGTAGATCCCGGCGAGGTGTGCGCCGCGCGCGAGGGCGGCCGAGTCGGTCGGGATCGTGAGCGAGGTCACGGGGACCTCGTGGACCCGGGCGATGTTGGCCGCGCCGACACGCGAGGCGACGAATCCACCGACGACGACGACGAGAACGAGGGCGCCGACGACGATGCCGGCCCACTTGAGGACGGTGCGCATGGGAGTGGAGGCGAGTGGAGGATTCCG
This sequence is a window from Rubrivirga marina. Protein-coding genes within it:
- a CDS encoding adenylate/guanylate cyclase domain-containing protein codes for the protein MADAPPSPAEIDRLRRSVDELALLNEVAVAIGSARDLDAAVHALVRRSLDAIGAEQGVVTLVDRQSGAAGATFVRTVRGDRLALRPDEALLGWMGTHRRTLRLDAPRTSPPFSAFEWDDAVQTVLCAPLIANARFLGVLTLYNKRGGPFSDADARLLTILAMQSAQTLDAAQREAERTRILNLFGRHTAPAVVDELLRHEADPPVRRIAVCVMFLDVRGFTTFAEASEPEAVVDFLNRFFGLTVDAVTSRGGIVHQLLGDGFMAIFGAPLSTPDDCTHAVEAALDIVARVEAEVAAGELRPTRVGIGLHAGDVVAGTVGSAQHKEYKVTGDVVNVASRVEGLTKDLDAQVLATGAVWARVPPGRFEAEALGAAPLRGRAEALDLYRLA
- a CDS encoding c-type cytochrome, translating into MRTVLKWAGIVVGALVLVVVVGGFVASRVGAANIARVHEVPVTSLTIPTDSAALARGAHLAGIYGCQDCHGADLSGQVMAEEGPARIVASNLTPAGIGGEYEPEDWDRAIRHGVGVDGTALFVMPSGAYHNISDAEAVDLIAYLETLPPVEKDLPPMEYTLLGKLLAAGPLDLSKGVYVDPTPTSSPAPGATVEYGAYVAEGLCAYCHGEGLVGKEADQPGAPFAPNLAASGQWPPEQFHQTMTTGVRPDGREMDPEFMPWTMTAKMTHDEREGVRLYLATLAE
- a CDS encoding 2-oxo acid dehydrogenase subunit E2 — encoded protein: MARVDVVMPKMGESVMEGTVLEWKKAVGDAVEADETLLEISTDKVDSEVPSPEAGRIVEILVEENETVDVGTPIAVIETDVNAEVGAAPEAAPPAEDASADEDPIEDAAEPLTEVQPVGEDPQPEPEAKPAAPPVRPAGDAPAAPASGGARTEVVMPKMGESVMEGTVLEWKKAVGDAVEADETLLEISTDKVDSEVPSPEAGTLLEILVEEGETVDVGTPIAVIGAAGAAPVEAAPAGGDGSTSLPTGSAQADEPEPYEKSYGGEASDAAAAAAPAVQEERGAEAAAAATASAEPAGPIPTRDDAGNFYSPLVRSIAEAEGIRLSELQQISGSGADGRVSKADVMAYLESRDEAPAQPASAPAPEPKSYGAESPAPQAAPATPAAAPAPQARQAPTAPSKPVSKPAPAASGDTAGERVEVVEMDRMRQLIAEHMRRSKDTSAHVTSFAEVDVTGLVRHREAHKAEFQQREGVKLTYTPYFIEAAIEPLRDHPLLNASVEGTRVLIKKDYHVGIAVALGTKGLLVPVVRNAGQQNLTGLAHNVADLADRARSKKLQPDELQGGTFTITNVGSLGSLMGTPIINQPQTAILSPGAIVKRPVVVDGPDGGDVIAIRHMVYISLSYDHRIIDGAMAASFLAAYRHQLESYAVDTPLA